Proteins from one Streptomyces sp. NBC_00390 genomic window:
- a CDS encoding ATP-binding protein — translation MADKQEASVTLPSDPASVSAARRYVTSVVSGWGLPVEAEAADTVRLIVSELATNAVQHTFGQSPTFTVDLRLERDEQLSIGVTDSYPRWPQRLPAAVRQDNGRGMVIIRSLTAECGGRLSITPTADGGKTVWIALPWSVPVQN, via the coding sequence ATGGCAGACAAACAAGAAGCATCCGTGACTCTGCCGAGCGATCCGGCCTCGGTCTCCGCGGCCCGGAGATATGTGACCAGTGTCGTGTCCGGGTGGGGACTGCCCGTCGAGGCCGAAGCCGCCGACACCGTACGGCTCATCGTCTCCGAGCTCGCCACCAATGCCGTGCAGCACACCTTCGGCCAGTCGCCCACGTTCACCGTCGATCTGCGGCTGGAGCGCGACGAGCAGCTCAGCATCGGTGTCACCGACAGCTACCCGCGCTGGCCGCAGCGGTTGCCGGCGGCGGTCCGGCAGGACAACGGCCGCGGCATGGTCATCATCCGCAGCCTCACCGCGGAGTGCGGCGGACGCCTGTCCATCACGCCCACCGCCGACGGCGGCAAGACCGTCTGGATCGCTCTGCCGTGGAGCGTCCCGGTGCAGAACTGA
- a CDS encoding ATP-dependent Clp protease proteolytic subunit — MHRPAARYVLPQFTERTSTGTRTLDPYSKLLDERIIFLGTAIDDTAANDVIAQFLHLEYAAPDRDISLYINSPGGSHSAMSAIYDTMQVVTCDVETYCLGQAASTAAVLLAAGAPGKRMALPGARIVVQQPATDEPLRGMPSDLEIHAAELLRLRDQLAGMLVRHTGLPAEKIAADLERDIILDAAQAKQYGLVDHVIDSRKTSVSGAR; from the coding sequence ATGCACCGACCCGCCGCCCGCTACGTCCTGCCGCAGTTCACCGAGCGCACATCCACGGGCACGCGCACACTCGACCCGTACTCCAAGCTGCTCGACGAGCGGATCATCTTTCTCGGCACCGCGATCGACGACACGGCGGCCAACGATGTGATCGCCCAGTTCCTGCACCTCGAGTACGCGGCCCCCGACCGGGACATCTCGCTGTACATCAACTCCCCCGGCGGATCGCACAGCGCCATGTCCGCGATCTACGACACGATGCAGGTCGTCACCTGCGACGTGGAGACCTACTGTCTCGGCCAGGCCGCCTCCACCGCCGCCGTGCTGCTCGCCGCCGGTGCGCCGGGCAAGCGGATGGCCCTGCCCGGTGCGCGGATCGTGGTCCAGCAGCCCGCCACCGATGAGCCGTTGCGCGGCATGCCGTCCGATCTGGAGATCCACGCGGCGGAATTGCTGCGGCTGCGGGACCAACTCGCCGGGATGCTGGTGCGGCACACGGGCCTGCCGGCCGAGAAGATCGCCGCCGACCTGGAGCGGGACATCATCCTCGACGCCGCCCAGGCCAAGCAGTACGGCCTGGTCGACCATGTGATCGACAGTCGCAAGACGTCCGTCTCCGGGGCGAGGTGA
- a CDS encoding ABC transporter permease yields MSATPTRRMVAVMVLVPVVVALALWAFAWPAARVAPRDVPVGVAGPAAAATELEHRFEQREGAFDVHRYDDGAAARAAIEDRVVYGAVVVTPEGPQLLTASAGSPAVAQLLREAVAGGAPAGAAAPVTDVVPTPSGDPRGGGLAASVLPIALAGVASGAAATVLRLRGTRAATALAGSAVLVGVTAVTLTHSWLGVLTGDWWTEAGALSLTAFAISATVAGFGALLGTRGVALGALLMVLIGNPFAGAATAPELLPEPAGAIGQWLPPGAGASVLRSVAFFDGSGAGAGLLTLSLWAALGLTAVLLGTARATRPAVRAEARHGGAPAPVA; encoded by the coding sequence ATGTCCGCTACGCCCACCCGCCGCATGGTCGCGGTGATGGTCCTGGTTCCGGTCGTGGTGGCTCTGGCCCTGTGGGCCTTCGCCTGGCCCGCGGCCCGTGTCGCACCGCGCGACGTACCCGTCGGCGTCGCCGGGCCGGCCGCCGCGGCCACCGAACTCGAGCACCGTTTCGAGCAGCGGGAGGGAGCCTTCGACGTCCACCGCTACGACGACGGGGCCGCAGCCCGCGCGGCGATCGAGGACCGGGTCGTATACGGCGCCGTCGTCGTGACCCCGGAGGGACCGCAGCTCCTGACCGCCTCGGCGGGCTCACCGGCCGTGGCCCAGCTCCTGCGCGAGGCGGTCGCCGGCGGGGCCCCGGCAGGCGCGGCGGCCCCGGTCACCGATGTGGTGCCGACCCCGTCCGGCGACCCGCGCGGGGGCGGCCTCGCGGCGAGCGTTCTGCCGATCGCCCTGGCGGGCGTCGCATCCGGAGCCGCCGCCACCGTGCTGCGGCTGCGGGGTACGCGGGCCGCGACGGCCCTGGCCGGATCGGCGGTCCTGGTCGGCGTCACCGCCGTCACCCTCACCCACAGCTGGCTCGGGGTGCTCACCGGCGACTGGTGGACCGAAGCGGGTGCCCTGTCACTGACGGCGTTCGCCATCTCGGCGACCGTGGCCGGGTTCGGCGCGCTGCTCGGCACGCGGGGCGTCGCCCTGGGGGCGCTGCTGATGGTCCTCATCGGCAACCCGTTCGCGGGTGCCGCCACCGCGCCCGAGCTGCTGCCGGAACCGGCCGGCGCGATCGGCCAGTGGCTGCCGCCGGGTGCGGGCGCGAGCGTGTTGCGCTCGGTCGCGTTCTTCGACGGGAGCGGCGCCGGAGCCGGACTTCTGACTCTGTCGCTCTGGGCGGCGCTCGGGCTCACCGCGGTCCTGCTCGGCACAGCGCGCGCGACCCGGCCGGCGGTCAGGGCAGAGGCACGTCACGGAGGTGCGCCCGCACCGGTCGCCTGA
- a CDS encoding type II toxin-antitoxin system Phd/YefM family antitoxin, whose product MAYEIPVTQARAELADLINRVVYGGERVVVTRHGKPLVALVSAADLARLEQEQEAAEEQVISSVSSLGSVTSASGERGRFGLAAEHRRPEQRG is encoded by the coding sequence ATGGCCTACGAGATTCCGGTGACGCAAGCCCGCGCAGAGCTCGCGGATCTGATCAACCGCGTCGTCTACGGCGGGGAACGCGTGGTCGTGACCCGGCACGGCAAGCCGCTCGTGGCGCTGGTCTCCGCCGCTGACCTGGCACGACTCGAGCAGGAGCAGGAGGCGGCCGAGGAGCAGGTCATCAGCTCGGTCTCCTCGCTCGGCTCGGTGACGTCCGCTTCCGGCGAACGCGGGCGCTTCGGACTCGCGGCGGAGCACCGCCGCCCCGAACAGCGCGGCTGA
- a CDS encoding C40 family peptidase: protein MTAQMDLALLVSRARAVSVLTLAALGGTLIAPGGVTPAHAVTTHATKALQVAASKKGSPYRYGAAGPNRFDCSGLTLYSYKRAGKRLPRTAHQQFNRTHRISARNRQRGDLVFFHYGGFVFHVGIYAGKGRLWHSPKTGSVVRLDRIWTKQVWYGRVR from the coding sequence ATGACTGCGCAGATGGATCTGGCGCTCCTCGTGTCACGAGCGCGTGCCGTATCGGTACTTACTCTCGCCGCTCTCGGCGGCACTCTGATCGCACCCGGCGGAGTCACCCCGGCCCATGCCGTCACGACCCATGCCACCAAGGCACTCCAGGTGGCCGCGTCGAAGAAGGGCTCGCCGTACCGGTACGGCGCCGCAGGGCCGAACCGGTTCGACTGCTCGGGGCTGACGCTCTACTCGTACAAGAGGGCGGGCAAGCGCCTGCCGCGCACCGCCCATCAGCAGTTCAACCGGACCCATCGCATCTCGGCGCGCAACAGACAACGCGGCGACCTGGTCTTCTTCCACTACGGAGGCTTCGTCTTCCACGTGGGGATCTACGCCGGGAAGGGCCGGCTGTGGCACTCGCCCAAGACGGGCTCGGTGGTGCGGCTGGACAGGATCTGGACGAAGCAGGTCTGGTACGGCCGGGTGCGCTGA